The following are encoded together in the bacterium genome:
- a CDS encoding MarR family transcriptional regulator, which translates to MAGRKEARARQCMHELTRIANKLRILDKRTTDFGTGEPLHAFEIHTIEAIGAGSGRTVTELAEWFSTTKGAVSQVVGRLEARGYIAKERDRDNRKIVLLSLTRRGETARAGHGRFHQKMDAAFFAELEDVPMETLRRTFEFLSRASHYLDAYVERES; encoded by the coding sequence ATGGCCGGCCGAAAGGAAGCGAGAGCGCGCCAGTGCATGCACGAACTGACGCGCATCGCCAACAAGCTGCGGATCCTCGACAAGCGCACCACGGATTTCGGAACCGGGGAGCCGCTGCACGCGTTCGAGATCCATACGATCGAGGCGATCGGGGCCGGTTCGGGACGCACGGTGACCGAACTCGCCGAGTGGTTCTCGACGACAAAGGGCGCGGTCTCGCAGGTCGTCGGCCGGCTGGAAGCCAGAGGGTACATCGCCAAGGAACGTGACCGCGATAACCGCAAGATCGTCCTGCTGAGCCTGACGCGCAGAGGCGAGACGGCCCGCGCGGGCCACGGACGCTTCCACCAGAAGATGGATGCGGCCTTTTTCGCAGAACTCGAGGACGTGCCCATGGAAACGCTGCGACGCACGTTCGAGTTCCTGTCCCGAGCGAGTCACTACCTCGACGCGTACGTCGAGCGCGAG